In Candidatus Limnocylindrales bacterium, the sequence CCCCATCCTGACGTGGCCGGGCCACCAGGAACCGGAGAAGCAAGAGGTCTGATGACCACGCTTCCCGGAGATATTCGGGAGCGTCGTTAAAACGACTCAGCACCACAGAAAAGGTGGGTGGGGCAGCCAAGCCGCGAGAGCCCACGCAACACGAGCCGGGCGTCGAGAAGGGCCCAGATGCAAGGCGCGATCCGCGTAGTGAGGGAGTCATACTTCCCGTACGTCGACCGAACGAAGCGGATCGCAACGCGGCAGATGGGTCCTTATCGGCGTCCGGCCCACGTCTGTCGGCCCGTCCCGAAATACGGCCGACCCCGTCTTTGTTGGCCCGTCCCGAAATACCGCCTATAGTCGGGGGACATGTTCGGTCTAGGCATCTACGAGCTGCTGATCATTCTCGTGATCGTCATCATCATCTTCGGCGCGGGGAAGCTGCCGGAGCTTGGTGAAGGCATCGGGCGCGGCATCAAGAACTTCCGGCAGGCGGTCAAGCCGGAGGAGATCGATGTTACTCCGCGGGATGAGGATCGGCCGGCAGATCCGGATCGGAGTCCGCAGCGGAATCCGCGGGAGGATGGCCGGCGCTAGGCTCGGCCGACGCGATCCGGTAGCTGACCTCGTCGATTTCCGTCCGAAGCTGGGTAAGGGCCACCTGGCAGTCGGTCCGCTCTCCCGGCGCAAGCACCTCGCTCTCCGTCGCAAGCCCCATCAACGCCGAAACTTCGTCGCGCGACAGTCGCTTGACGAGCCGCACGCTGACGTTCTTGCCGCACGTCCCCTGGCTTTTCGCGATCAGCTTGCCGTCGCGATATCCCTCGATTTCGAGCCGGATGCCGCGCACCGGAATCGACGAGTCGTTGACGAGCGTCGCTTCGAACAGCAGTGCGACCGAACGGTCGGACAGCGTCATGTGCTCGGTATGAACGTCGGTCAGGCGAAGCTGCTCGGCGACGATTCCGTCACTGGCCAGCGAGCCGGCGGGCGAGGGCAGGCGCGAAAGCAGCTCGTCGGTCCAGCGGTGATTGTTGGCGAGAAACAGCGCAAAAAGCGCGAACGCGCCCACGCTCGACGCCATCAGGACGACGGCGCTCCAGGCCGACGATGATTCCTTTGGCTCGTCGGGAACGATGGCTCTCGGGCTGCGCGCCATTGCGGCTGAAAACTCCTGGCGATTGTACGGGTCGTCGCGCATCTTTGCGATGCGCGGCTGGGTAAATTCACTTGCCCGCAAGCCGGTTTCCGTTATGATCCGCGCGCCTCGAGCGAAAGTGGCGGAACTGGCAGACGCGCAGGATTCAGGTTCCTGTGACCGAGAGGTCGTGGGGGTTCAAGTCCCCCCTTTCGCACCAACATCTTCCCGCGGTCTCACGGCCGCCCTCTGAGAAGCAGAGTGTCCATCGACGCGACCTCCTTTCGCCGGATCATGGGCAGCTTCGCGACCGGCATCGGCGTCGTCACGACCGACAACGACGGCCGCCTTCACGGGCTCACGGCCAACTCGATCACGAGCGTCTCGCTCGAACCGATGCTGCTGCTCGTGTGTGTCGACAAGGCGGCGCACGGGCACGCCGAGCTGATGCGCTGCCGGAGCTTCGGCGTCAGCATCCTCGCCGCCGACCAGAAGGATGTCTCCTCGCTGTTCGCAAAGACCGGCGAGCCGGAGCTCGGCACGCTGCGCGGTGTACCGTTTCGTACCGGCCGCAGCGGCTGCCCGCTGGTCGAAGGCGCGATCGCGCACGTCGAGTGCGCGCCGCACGCGGTCGTCGATGCCGGCGACCATACGATCTTCGTCGGCCGCGTCCTGCATGCCAGCATCGAACGCGACGACACCGGTCCGCTGCTGTACTTCCGCGGCGGCTATCGCGAGATCGGCGACCTCTGATCATTGGGAACAGACACCGATTTCGCGAAATCCGTGTCTGACCCCGATTTTTTTCTGACCCCGATTACTCATGCCGCACTGCGCTCGTCGCGGCTCAGCGCGTCGTTGAGTAACGCCTAAGGTTTTTCTTTCGATTTGCCCGGCTAAACACCCCGCTTCTGGGTTACATGCAGCCCACTTCCCCGGTAGAGTGACCGCGTTCGGAAACAAGCGGGGACTTCTCATTGAGCGTTCGGATCGGCAGAGGGACGACGATCGGTTCGGTTCTGGGAGTGTTGGTGGGGCTCACCGGGTTGGTTGCGCCGCCATGCGCGGAAGCTGCGCCTTCCGAGTGGCGAGTGCCGGCCGAACCGGCGGTACGCCCTGAGCTTCCATCCCGATTCCAGATCGATGCAGATGACAATCGGGTCGAAGACTCGATCGATCACGCCGTGGGCAAGCTTCGTCGCGCCTACGCGCGCGAGCTCGTGCTCGAACGCCGCGGCGAGCTCGAAGACAAGCTCGCCGAGCCGGTTCGCGTCGAGCTCGTCTTCTCGTCGCAGGTCACGCAGCAGCAGATCGACGACTTCGTCGCGCTCGGCGGTGAGATCGAGCATCTCTACAAGGCGATCAGCTACGGCTGGAGCGGCACGTTCCCGCGCGCGTCGGTCGATGCTCTTCCCGCGGCGATGGGCGACACGCTGATCGTCGTCACCGAGGATCATCCGGGCAAGCTCACCATGGACGAAGCCACGCGCACCGGTCGCGTGCGGCCGATGTGGGTCGCCGGATACGCGGGCACGTCGAACGGACTCTCAGGAACCAGCGACATCACGATCGCGATCGTCGATTCCGGCGTGGACGATTCGCATACCGACCTCGCCGGACGCCTCGAATATTGGAAGGACTACACGGCCGACGGCGATGCGAACCCGCGCGACGTCGTCCAGCACGGCTCGCACGTTGCCGGCATTGCGCTCGGAACCGGCGCGGCCTTCGGCGTCGGTCCCGGCACGCTCAACTACACCGACAGCGGCGACGAGACGGGACTTGCCGTCAACGCGTGGGCGCACAACTTCCTCCACTACGCGCCGGTGACCACGAACATCACGCAGGTTGCCACGTGGCTGGGCGGCGGATCGGCGCTGCAGCGCCTGGCGGCGCGCACGAACGGAGTCGGCGGCTCTTTCCTGTCGATCAACTTCAACTCGGCTACGGCCTCGCCGAATACGCTGAACAGCCAGACGATCGGCAATCCGTCCCAGGCGTACACGACGGCACTGATCCAGAACGGCTCGATCAACAAGTTTGCGATCGCGACGACGGTATCGCCGTACCCGGCCGTCGGCGACGGCTTCAACGCCATGCGCGGTGTCGCGCCCGGCGCGAAGTGGGCCGGCGCCAAAGTCGTCTCGAACGCAAATGCGACCAGCGCTGCGATCATCGGCGCGGCGCTCGACGACCTGGTCGTCCAGAAGAGCGCGCACAACATCAAGGTCGTCACGATCAGCATCGGACTGACCGGCGCGCCGGGTCTCGACCCGGCGCTGCGCGCCAAGGTCAACACGATGGTCGGCAACGGCATCGTGGTCGTCTGCGCGGCCGGCAACGACGGCACCGCCAGCGGAAGCGGCAACCAGGTCGACGATCCGGGCCGCGCGGGCCTTGCGATCACTGTCGGCGCGAGCAACGACGCCGACCGCCTGACCGAATATTCGAGCATCGGCTTTGCGTCGCCGGGCTCCGACGAAGACATGAAGCCCGACCTGATCGCGCCGGGCGGCTCGGAGTACTACTCGGGCATCATGTCGGTCGACAGCAACGACGCCGACGCGAGCGTGTCGACGTTCGCCGACAAGGTCGCCAACGACTACTACATCTTCAAGGGTACTTCGGCCTCCGCGCCGTTCGTCGCGGGCTCGGCCGCACTGATGATCGATGCGCTGCAGAAGAACGGAACGTCGTGGACGTTCGCGTCGAGCGCGCAGCCGCTGTTCGTCAAGATGCTGCTGCTGGCGTCG encodes:
- a CDS encoding flavin reductase family protein → MSIDATSFRRIMGSFATGIGVVTTDNDGRLHGLTANSITSVSLEPMLLLVCVDKAAHGHAELMRCRSFGVSILAADQKDVSSLFAKTGEPELGTLRGVPFRTGRSGCPLVEGAIAHVECAPHAVVDAGDHTIFVGRVLHASIERDDTGPLLYFRGGYREIGDL